The proteins below come from a single Podarcis muralis chromosome 8, rPodMur119.hap1.1, whole genome shotgun sequence genomic window:
- the TIGD5 gene encoding tigger transposable element-derived protein 5: MAGGQGALLPAMEGIGAPGSPGGDQASPMKQPPATGEPAGSSLPPCGKPDDDLARRAPRAAPSSPLPASKMAFRRAYSIKDKLQAIERVKRGERQASVCRDFGVPGGTLRGWLKDESKLRWFLDQLGGEVGTHRKKMRLANEEEIDRAVYTWFLALRQHGVPLSGPAIQAQAEAFARQIYGPECTFKASHGWFWRWQKRHGISSQREGGGLGAAGDTPALRTEADAASPCSAFSDHTRPPTAAAPPDEGGYSDDQIYNANMTGLYWKLLPGQARLPQPLPSWVGNGVTVLLAANLTGSHKLKPLVVGGLRDPPCLRCRKRETLPACYRYSPRARLDRSLLRIWFFDDFVPSVRCFLRRSCLQQKAVLLLSCASAHSEESPHLQTPDGSIRALFLSKAAGGSLGGRGRILPPLEQGVVSAFKLLYKRELLRLAVACLARGAAVGESEKPGGELDFGRSFLLEDMLCLAGLSWDLIPAGSIEKCWLLGLRAAFEPHSGGEEEESGEASAGVDNLDFADLVHLAALTCKRLVPEEVADWLHLDDVIPDTEEGEGEEEEETVGTRDGGGGGSDEMGDTPLPTAREAIQGLQKALRWLESQDPQEVGTLKVVQLRSFISMAQRLQKAAEPNSWQGGSEQNS, encoded by the coding sequence ATGGCAGGGGGGCAAGGTGCCCTCCTCCCTGCAATGGAAGGGATCGGGGCCCCAGGCAGCCCTGGGGGGGACCAGGCCTCCCCCATGAAACAGCCACCAGCGACAGGTGAGCCTGCAGGCTCCTCGCTCCCGCCTTGCGGCAAGCCCGACGACGACCTTGCGAGGCGGGCCCCCCGTGCCGCCCCATCTTCCCCGCTGCCGGCGTCCAAGATGGCTTTCCGCCGGGCCTACTCCATCAAGGACAAGCTGCAGGCCATCGAGCGCGTGAAGAGGGGCGAGCGGCAGGCCTCGGTGTGCCGGGACTTCGGGGTCCCCGGCGGCACCCTCCGCGGCTGGCTGAAGGACGAAAGCAAGCTGCGCTGGTTCCTGGACCAGTTAGGGGGCGAGGTGGGCACCCACCGCAAGAAAATGCGCCTGGCCAACGAGGAGGAGATTGACCGCGCCGTCTACACGTGGTTCCTCGCCTTGCGCCAGCACGGCGTGCCGCTCTCCGGACCCGCCATCCAGGCCCAGGCCGAAGCCTTTGCCCGGCAGATCTACGGGCCCGAATGCACCTTCAAGGCCAGCCACGGGTGGTTCTGGCGGTGGCAGAAGCGGCACGGCATTTCCAGCCAACGTGAGGGGGGTGGCCTAGGGGCGGCGGGCGACACGCCTGCCCTCCGAACCGAAGCGGACGCTGCTTCCCCCTGCTCTGCCTTCTCCGACCATACCCGGCCGCCCAcggctgctgcgccaccagacgAAGGCGGCTACAGCGACGACCAAATCTACAACGCTAACATGACCGGGCTTTATTGGAAGCTGTTGCCTGGCCAGGCGCGACTGCCGCAGCCTCTCCCATCGTGGGTGGGAAACGGGGTCACGGTCTTGCTCGCCGCAAATCTAACCGGCTCCCATAAGCTGAAACCGCTGGTCGTGGGAGGCCTGCGGGACCCTCCTTGCCTCCGGTGCCGCAAGAGGGAGACACTCCCAGCTTGCTACCGCTACAGCCCCCGGGCCCGGCTGGACCGCTCCCTGCTGCGGATTTGGTTCTTCGACGATTTCGTGCCTAGCGTGAGGTGTTTTTTGCGCCGCAGCTGCCTCCAGCAGAAAGCCGTCCTCCTGCTCAGCTGCGCCTCCGCGCACTCCGAGGAGTCGCCCCATCTTCAAACTCCGGACGGGTCTATCCGAGCGCTCTTCCTTTCCAAGGCAGCAGGAGggtctttgggaggcagaggcCGGATTTTGCCACCGCTGGAACAAGGCGTTGTGTCGGCCTTCAAGCTGCTGTACAAGCGGGAGTTGTTGCGCTTGGCTGTGGCCTGCCTAGCGAGAGGAGCAGCTGTGGGGGAGTCCGAAAAACCTGGCGGAGAGCTGGACTTTGGCCGCTCTTTTCTCCTGGAGGATATGCTCTGCCTAGCTGGCCTGTCTTGGGATCTCATCCCGGCTGGATCCATTGAGAAATGTTGGCTGCTTGGCTTGCGTGCCGCCTTTGAGCCCCACTCTGGAGGCGAAGAGGAGGAGTCGGGAGAGGCCTCTGCAGGTGTGGACAACCTGGACTTCGCTGACCTCGTACACCTGGCTGCCCTTACCTGCAAACGGCTGGTTCCGGAAGAAGTGGCCGATTGGCTCCACTTAGATGATGTCATTCCGGACACAGAGGAAGGGGaaggcgaggaggaggaagaaacagtTGGGACAAGAGATGGTGGAGGTGGTGGGAGTGATGAAATGGGAGATACTCCGCTGCCCACTGCCCGGGAAGCAATACAAGGCCTCCAGAAGGCTTTGCGCTGGCTGGAGAGCCAGGATCCCCAGGAAGTTGGGACGCTGAAGGTGGTCCAGCTCCGGTCCTTCATCAGCATGGCACAAAGGCTGCAGAAGGCAGCTGAACCCAACTCTTGGCAAGGCGGCTCAGAGCAAAACAGCTAA